The genomic stretch ACAGGGAATGCAGATTAGGCATATTCAAAAGTCTTCTGAGTGGTCCTGGTCAGTCTCAGAAAAGCCAGCTGTGCcatcatttataataaataaataaattgattgaTTCTTCCTCAAGCTTGAGTGTAGGAGATTGATTTGTTTTTATCCTAAGCAATTTTAGCTACCTAGTAAGTGCCTCTTCGTTCTTGGGAAACATCTGTTCCTGCAGATGATGCAAACTCATAAAATTCATCCATAAAACGGAGCCCTGCTGGGAATTTGAAGGAGTATCATGTTGTTTATTATTGTGGAATGAAAAGAATAACTTCCAGCAGTTATTGCTTACACCTTTCATAAACAAAAAGTATGCCTACACTTCTTACACCTGAGCAGAAGTTTGGCTGGAAGAACCCCCCTCCCCACACCATCTCTTTTACTGTTTCTCAGTACATTAAAACTTGAATCAGATTGTACGTATCTGCCAACAGAGAGGTATCAGGAAAACTGCATTTTGAGTGAGGGGTCCTTAACTAGTTGTCTTAGTCTATTTGAGCTGTTGGAACAAAATActttagactgggtaatttataaacaatagaagctagttctcacagttctggagtctaggAAGAGTCCAAAGTCAGTTTGATTTTCTCTATTGAGGGCTCACTCTTCTTCCTAGATGGTACCTTCTGTATCCCACAGGGGCAAACAAGCTCCCTTCAGCTGCTTTCGAAGGGCACTGATCCCAGTTGTGAGTGCTCCACCCTCACAATTTGATCGCCTCTtaaaggccctacctcttaatacTGTTACATTGGGGATTAGGTTTTGAGGTATGCATTTTCGAGGGACGCACACATTCAGACTGCAGCAGTGTTTTAATTAAAATCCACACCGTTATATGCGGGACACCTCTCTTAATATGGTGGTTCTCCAGTGTCTGTAGTAGCCAAACCACTTGCAGAGCACATGGGAATACAGTTGCCTATGTCCAGCCCAAGCTTACTGGATCAGACTCTCAGAGTGGACCCCAGGTTTGTGCATTTTAATAGTGTATGAGACTCTGATGCAAGTTGAAatcttaccactgagctgtattttGTGTGTGACTGTGCATTTTCTTAATGAGATTACTAAAGGAAGGAGGCTTGATTTCCttcatgcattaaaaaaaagttggagTGGAAGGTTACAGCTGTCACCTCAATGTTCGGTGCTAGAAAAGCAAGctctagttttttcttttcctttcatgaaatttttgcccTATGTATTCAATAGAGTTTTGTCCTTTATAAAGATTTGATTTTGGTGAATGGGGTGCAGTGGCTTAAGTGCTTTGAATACTGGTAGGAAAATAACACCGTTCTCACTGGTCACATGGTTTCAGAATCTTGGAGGGCTTGGAATTATGGTGTGTGGATCTGCAGGTGCCCAAATGCTGTTTCCAGGGCTGCCACCATTTTAGCCTTCAAGACTGGTGTTCAGAAGCAAGcaggcaaaaatgctttgtctcctCTACTTGGGCATTTCCACTCTCAAGCCTTGTTGCTTCAGGAGATAAAGATGCTCTTTGAGTATCTTTGCCACAGACAGTAACTTTACTTTGAATGAACAGAGACTCAGACAAGGCGCCTTTGAGCTCTGAGCCTGGATCTTGGTCCATTCAAGTATAAGGTCCCAATGGCCATgtaaacaagataaaaaagaaacaaaaaggtacGGTTAGTCCACAAAGCATGTGTTAGGCCCTTCAGGATCCAATAGGGTGAGAAGTAAGGATTTCAGAGCGTTTTCCAGAATTAAAGGGGTGGTATGCATATCACAGAGCAGTGGTAGGAGCAGAAGCCGAATTATCACCACTACTATTGGGTTCAACTATAATAAAGAAAGTTCTAGAGAATCTTGTGGAGACACCACTATTTTCAGAATGCAATTATTtggcagaaataaaaaatatcctaAGAAACAGAGAAATTTAAATGCTGTAATTTCTCCAGCTGTCCAGAGACAGTTGAGAGATCCCTGCCTTGCTCAAAGTCAGCGTGTCaaccctcttcctttctcttacaGCACAAAGCTGTATCCTGTGCACATAGGTATTGAATTCTATTTGCTACAAATCACATTGCATATACAAATCTGCATTTTCTTCTATTCACTTCTAGTGTCTATGCTGCCTTTTCTCCCAGACTTGGAAGAACTAGATATTTCCTGGAATGATTCAGTAGGTGGGACCCTCCACTCAATCACTCACCAAATGTGTCTTGTCAGCAAGTTAAAGATCCTGAGGCTGGGTTGTTGCAGACTTACAACTGAGGATGTTCAAGCAATAGGTATGCTGAATGTTTCCTTTAAAAGATGGCTTCTCACATCAGGTTTTGTggttaacacctgtaatcccagcactcaggaggctgaggcagaaggattgcgagtttgaggcaatcctgggctacatagttcaTTTAAGATGCTATAACTCCTGGAGAATACTCATTTCAGTGAGGGACTCCGGGACTCCCAAAACTTTAACTCATGGAATGAATAAACAATGGTAGCAGTTCCTGCCAAGCAGTGGGCAGTGGCACAGAGGCTTCTGGAGCCAGGGGATTCTCCAGGGTCCTTTATTGTGCTATGGTTGACACTGTTCATTGAGGAAGTACATTTTCATGTGTGTTCCTCCACTAAGGCAGTCAAAGTCATTCCTAAGACTGATTGCTCCAGCACTTTCCCTGttccctcccaatctccactctAGTCTTGGATGCTTTCCtgtgggaaatggtttcagacaGGAAACGGCCATGTTTCACCCCTTTCTCACTGCAGCCCCTCTACTCTCAGAGGCTGTGAGGGATTAGAATTGCTGTGCCTGCAAATACAGAAACTCATCTAGCTGTGAGGGGCAGAAACTGGGTCCTtatcttctctctgttttttgtCACCTAACACAGTACCAGCCCCAGCCTCCATTCTTCTTAAATAATGGTTGCActgatttcaaaattaatttcttgcttttctgAGAAATGATCAGCTGAATTTTCTGGCCATTTTGTAACAGGAGAAGCACTTGAAGCTACACCTGAACTTGAAGAGCTGAATTTGTCCTGGAATAGTAAAGTGGGAGGAAACTTGCCTCTGGTTCTCCACAGTTTCCAAAAAGGGAGTAAGATACAGAAGCTTGAGCTTGTGGATTGTGCCCTTACGTCAGAAGATGGAGCATTTGTGGGTAAGTGGAATTTGGAAGAGTCCttcctggattaaaaaaaaaatgtgaagatgCTGTGATCGATAGCTTGGGACACTAAGTCAGCCGTGCTTTCTCTTACCCTGAATTTAAAGGGCGGCTCATTGTCCCCAGAGCACAAGAAGCTCACTGCCTCTTACTTGCCCCTGACTTCTCGCCTTGTGGTTTTATAGTGTTGCTACTGGCCTTTGGGTTTTCTTCCTTCCAGGTCAACTGCTACCGAAGCTGCAAAACCTGGAAGTACTTGACCTTTCCATTAACGGAAGCATCGGTGACAGTCTAGACAGTGTTGCTCAGGGTTTAAAAAGCACCTCAAACTTGAAAGTATTGAAGTTACATTCCTGTGGATTATCACAAAAGAGTGCCAAAATATTGGGTGAGTTAACAATGGTTGatcttaagattttatttttaattctgaaaaGGCCAGGATATATTAGGTATGATATACCTGGACacagggcaaaaaaaagtttttatgatACTAAAGCTGGTGGTTTTCTGTTACTTTCGAAAACTTCAGCATTATTTTATGCTCAGTAGTAGGAAGAAATTGGTGTTGATAAAAAGTGCCTTCTGTGGTGACGATGGCTAACACTTGTTCCTCTGTGTTGACTGTCCTCATCATGGGAAACTACAtcactttctctccttctattccaTCCGTCTCGCTGGCAGCTTGAGTAAGCCCACGATTCTACATAAACTCCAATGCTGGGCAGGAAGTTTGTAGTTAATCCTCCTTTTGACTTTAGTCATCACAGCGAATCCACTCAGCCTCCTTCTTCACTGCTGCCCCTTCCTTGCACCACTCCTTCCTACCGCCTGTGATATGTCAGAATGGGATTTTGACTTTCTTCATAGAAGCTGCTTTTTGCTACCTGGGTGAGCTGAGGAAATTAGACCTCTCCTGCAATAAGGAGCTGGGTGGAGGGTTTGAAGACACGCCTGCTCAGTTGGCCATGCTAACACATCTGGAAGTCCTAGATCTTCACCAGTGCTCACTAACAACCAACGATGTGGTGTCACTGAGTAAGTAAACGTCACAGAGCAAAGGAAAAGGTTTTGGAATAGGGCTTATGTTTGCAACTTGGAAACTTTGagctatacatttatttttacattttatgaagTTATTAGGAAAGTCCAATCATCAAAGTTCTGCGAATGCTCCAACAAAGTATTTGGCATGTACTGAATGTCCTGTAAATGCTAGTGAGTCTCATTCCCTTCTATACACATCTGAAAATGATAGGTTTGGCACTTGAAGGAAAAATGTTGGAATATATGTTACTGTTTAgaaattaatctttaaaaaaaatagagccagtggctcatgcctgttatcctagttactcaggaggcagagattaagaggatcacagtttgaggccaaccagggcaaatagttcaagagaccctatctcaaaaatacccaaacaaaaaaggtctggtggggtggctcaggtggtagagcatctgcctagcaagtgtgaggttttgagttcaaactccagtactgccctctcaaaaatacaaatgaatcttAGTGTCACAAAGTCACCTATAAGCAGGTATGTATAGAGAGAAGATCAAAATGAAGGATATTGAGACTTTCAAACTACCAAGtgaatccaagctacttgggtaCAAATGAAGTTACAGAAAAAGAGACAGGAGGTTGTGCCTAATGTGTACATCACAATTGTGGGTAACTACACTTACTTTCCTACAGCCAACATAGTTCCAGAGTTGTAGCAGGTAATATAAATACAATTTCCCAGCAAACAGAACAGAGATTAAGAGTTTTATTCCATCCATGGCCATAATAAACCTTCAATATACATCTGGAATCTGATCACAGCTCACCATTCAAATCTCTACTTTCTTGGTCAGGCCCCTACCATCTCATGCCTTGATCATTGAAGGAGATCAGTGGTCTCCCAAATGGCTCCAATTACTCTATGCTTttgttctttccctcccttctgccATCGACCCCACTCTGGCCACACTGTCCTCACCGAGCCTCACACACACCAGGCTTGCTCTGCTCTGTGAGGAGTGGAGCGGTGGGAACActtttctcttgctctcttctggATCATGGGCAACTCCAAGGCAGGGATGGGTCTTGTTCAGTGCCCGCCTCCCCCCTTGCTCAAGCACAGGCACCATTCATAGTTGGCACCCAATAAATACATGTTGAATATGTGAATGAATGACTAACAAGAATAAACACAATGTTTTCATTACTATTTTGGGAAGAAAACAGTACAGTAAGTTTATAGGTGTAACATAATATCTTTTAGATGTGCTAAATTATTTTCTGAGGCTCTTATTCCTTCACTTGGGAAAATGAGACGTGTCTATGGCTGTTATGAAGATTTTAAAGTAAACGAATCTCTCCTCGAGCTCCTCCTGGAGCATTGTGTGCTACCATCATCCCCTTTACTTATCCTAGCCTGAGAATCATGCCTAAGGAGACCCTCCTGAGTTATCGGGTTCCCAGAGTCCCTTGGTATGCCAGAGTAACATGAATGCCACATGTGATCTTGTTAGGGAAAGATGACAGTGCTAGAGGATATTAATTGTCACCATAGCACAACCCAGGGGTATGCCTTCCTCATCTGGGCCACAGCCACTGACTTGGGAGAATGGCCTTGGAACACTGAGGATTATTTAATAACTGCAGCAAATGcattgttctcctttttgcttAATTTGGAAACAATGGAAAGGAGTGCCATTCTGCTTTCTACCCTATGCTATTAGCTAGCGGAACATTTGTTCATCTGATCACTGCAGATATCTCAGAGAAATGGAATCATTTAGCCAGTAACTATCAACTAATCCTCTGACTGTATGTGGCACTGTGTCATGGGCTACAGAAAAGTCGCACAGTTAGTCAGAGCTTCCATCTGTCAGGAGTAGGAACAAACAATACCTAATCAAATTGCATGGTGAGATTCAAAGTGCTGTTGGGATTAAAAGCAGGTGAAATGTTCGCACATACTGGGATTGTAGGCGTCCACCTGGCTTGCCTTCCCTTCCTTACTTTCCCCCgacctctttccctccttccccaaactTTAGTACCTCTGATGTTCCAGGTACTGATTCCCATTAATCCCCCACATAGAGCTTACCTTCAGGGAGGGAAGATGGAAAACAAATGCATAGGAAAATATGCAATGGTGGGTGCTGTGATGAAAATAAAGTAGGGTGATGTGATAAGTGACCAAGGAGTTACTTTGGCTTGAGTGGCCAAAAAGGTGAGCGACCTCATGGAAATCCCAGGATACTGTGTTTCCTGCCTTGCTGAGAGCTGGGCAAATGCCTGGAGGTGGGGAAAATAGCAGAAAGGTAGTGAACGAGGGGTAACTTCTGGCCCAGTGAGCCCCCCAGGACCCAGTCCAGTGTTGTTCCCGGGAGGGACCCTTTGGATTGCTGGTTTTCATTGCTTTACTGGTACTTACATTCTCAGTTAAGAATGCAATATCATATTAATATGTGCCAAGCACTAGATCAAGCATTTTACATAGACCAACTCGCTTTATCCCCCCAGTGATCCTGTGAAGCAGGTATTATGATTGAGAAAACTAAGGTTCAGAGAGGGCAAGTAACTTGTGCAAAATCACACAATTTTTAACTGGCAGGCCAGGATTACAGCCCActtctctctgcctccaaagtctttgtctttacttctgaTCTGGGGAGAGCCCCAAGAAGCACACTGGGGAGAAGGCTACTTTGCATGGTCTGCAATTGTGTGGAAGGGAGGACAGGGTCATAGTGGGGAGCTCTGTGACTGCCAGATAAAGAAGAGTATGGAACCCCAATACATATCCAGAAGATTCTGTGAGATGGTGCCTAAAATACATCACTATTGATATTTTAATAGCCCAGGTTATCCCTTTACTTTCGAATCTTCAAGAACTGGATTTATCAGCCAACAAAAAGATGGGCTGCTCTTCTGACAACCTACTCAGCAGGCTCCGATTTTTACCTGCATTGAAGTCATTGCTAATCAACAACTGTGCTTTGGAGAGAGACACTTTCACAGCTCTTGGTAAGAGAAGTGCCCAGCTCCCTGCAGCCACTGGGCAATAACCCATGAACCCCCTCCCCGCTTTTCTTCTCcttacccctccccccactctCTTTCTTTGGCTCTCTCTACACACAAATTATGTTCCAAGGCTCAGCCACAGGAAAGTACAAAGTACTAACTTgtctttctttccagaaatataccATCTTAAAAGTGATcttctgggctggaggtgtgactcaagtggtagagcgccagtttagcaagcacaaggccttgagttcaaacctcagtactgccaaaaatagtcATAAAATGATCTTATAAGAGTGGTATGAAGGATGCTGGCATTTGAAGACTTAACTCTTAAATTGTATATAACCAACTCTTGAGGTAACGTGTAAATTTGCTGAGTTGCTATGACTTGATGCTGCTGCGAGTCTGATACATTTACTAACGTTTGAGTCCAGCTGACTCCCAGCATTCGCTTCCCCACAGGACTTCTTGTTCTCTCTCAGGAAACCTAAAGGTCAAGGATATACCCAGCCTAGATCAAGGGTCTACTGGATCTGAAATTTCTGTCCATTTGGGGGCAAGAGCATGGCCAGCAAGTAGAGAGAGATGTTTTGAGGCAGAGGGACTTTGTAGCATTTTCCCAAATATGTTTCCCAACCCAGGAAACACATGGTGCTTGGGGTCCCCAACACCAACTGTAGGTTCAGGACTCCCAGGAGGACTCAGGTCTCAGAACATAGTTATACTTGTGATCAGGATTATTTTACAGTAACACAAAGCAAAACCAACAAAGGGAAAGGTGCTTGGGGCAAAGTCCAGAGGAAACCAAGCTTCCAAGAGTGGAGTCTTGGTGGAGTCAAACGGGACACCACAGTTCCCCCAGCAATGAGCTTTGATGACACATGTGAAATGCTGTCTCCTGGGGAAGTTCCTCTGAACATTTGAGTCAGCCATGCAGGCACCCTCTGCCTGGCACATTCCAGAACTCCACACTCACAGAAGGGAAGTTGGTGCCCAGCACAAATCTTATTAGAATAATCATGCTAGGCACTGTAAACCACCCTCACCAGTTAGTCAATGCTGAGAACACCCCCAAACTCCATGTTCTCAGACTCCAGCCAAGGGTCAGCCTTTTTGGTCTTTCTAGGGGTAGTGGTCTCATGTCTACTATCTTAACTCCTtcctttttcagacagggtcttactatggaGCCCAAtatggccttgaacttacaatcctcctgtctcagcctccctggtgctgTGATTACAGTCACGTACAACCTCACTTGGCCTTCATGTCAactctgttatggtttggatatgaaatgtctctcaaggctcatgtgttgaagacttggttctCAATGTtcagaggtgattagatcatgagggagGGCTCTAACCTTCTCAATAGACTGATCCGTCGATGGATTCAGGCTGAATGGAGTATTTTTGGCGGTGAGAAACGTAGGAGGTGGGGCCAGGTTGGAAGAACCAGTTGACTGTGAATGTGCCCTTAAGGGTATATCATGTCCtggttcctctttctctctcaaaaaaaaggcGGGGGCGAGGATTATATTGCAGACCAGATAAGGGCTactattaatgaaataaatagtttattaataaaataaatattaataaaaataaatgtgtatcaCCCCCAATTCTGTATGTAGGATAAACTTGCCCTCCTTTTCAACCTGAGAACTTTGTTCGATTCACATAGACTTGGTCCTTCTCCCAGCACAGCCCCAGCAACATTCATGTGGTTCCCATGTGTCTGGATAGGGACAGTGCCAGGGATGTGTAACTTTCAGACCTGGTGTTCTGAATCTGGGGACCCAGAGGGGCAATAGGCATGCATGTGGGGGCCTGTGAATGCCTTAAAGCTGGTCATACTTATTCTTTGGGAGAGTGTTTGGTACACTTCCTGGCTCCACAGCACCTGTAATCAGACCCCCAGAAATCAAATCTGGCTGGTTCTTATGACTTTTGGGACCTCAAGTACTTAAACAtgtctgaacttcagtttcctcatctataaaacataaCGTGGAATAATAGAACAACCCTCCTGAGGTTGTAAGAATTGAGAGTTTATTGCGTGTAACATTCTTAGAAAGCTGACTGGCACACAGTAAATGCACAGTAAATGTTAGTTGTCAGTGTTGTTAGGGGGAAAGCATCTATAAGTTTTAGCTATAAAAGCAAATTGGATTTTGTCAGCTTAAAAATAGTGGCTTTCCTATACAGCACCTCAGGTGAAATCCATGTTCCCTCATGTTGCCTACAAGGCCCAGGTGAGCTGGTTCCAGTACCTCTCTGCCCTCTTATCTTTCTCCCTAAACCAGCCTCAGTTGGATTCTTTCAGGTCTTTCATGTTTCCACATTCTCCCTTGCCCCATGGTCATCTTGTTCTCTGGGATGCCCTACTTTCCTGGGGAGTTCTGACCCAATTTTCTGGTCCCAGTGCAAGTGTCCTTTTTTAAGACAGCCCCTCACTAAACTGGGACAGCTTTTGTGttgtagtttgaatatgaaatatcctcTACAGGGTCAGGTGCTGAATGCTTGGTCTCtggctggtggtgctattttgggaggttctggaaactctAGGATGTgaggcctggctggaggaagtaggttgctGGGAGCGGGTCCTTGGGGTCTATATCTTGGCCCAGCccctctctgtctttttctctctgcttacTGTTCTCCATAAGTTGAAGAACCTCCTCCCACTGCCATGatcttctgcccaagtgcatgTGGCCAACCAACCAGGGACTAaaccctctgaaatcatgagccaaaagaaatctttccttgctgaagttgtttctgtcaggtattcgGTCATAGCGATGACAAAAGTGATTAATACCCTGTGTCAGAATTTGTAATTATGTGCTTATTTGTGCTTTTAATGTCAATATTTCCCTTAGATTATAACCTCTTTGAGGGCAGGGATTGTGTTTATTCTTTATTGCAAACCTGAATCAAAATTTAAGTATTATCTACAAATGAGTTAAGTAGGTAAACAAACTTCTCAAAGGTGTCTATAATTCATCCAATAGTTAGGTAAACACATAAAGACATGAAGGACACTTTTCACTGCTCAGACAAATGTTCACTTAGGAATggtccacaaaaaaataaatttggggaCAACATGATGTTTCACAAATATATTTCCCAGTTGGGAAAAGTTGAATACTTTTGTAACCATGAGAAGACATGGCTCTTATTCTAGCTGTATAATCAAGTAGCTATTATACTAAATTATATCATCTAACACAACTCAACTATTCAATTGAAATTAAGCAGATCAATACACAGATAATATTCTATATCACTtctataagagaaagaaaaggtttgGTTTCTCTCTTATTATAGGTCTCTGTACTGTGAGTAGAAGAGGTTTCTTATTAGATATTACAAAAGAGTAGATACTTCCTGCTTGGACACATATTATTCTTCAGAAAGAAAGCAGAGTAAAGTGTGTATACTATGCTTGGGAATGAGTTGTTCTGCTTAATTTTAACTGTGAAGGTCAACTGAGAATTAAGCAGAAAatctttcaatttaaaaatctttgcaaaATACATTAGTCCCCTTCCTTGCCTCATTAAGTCCATGAAgtaaacacaaatatctctcagtATTCTAGAGTCTCAGAGAGGCTTGACCTCATCTGAATTTCAGCAGTGACCACACAATGGACTAGTACCAACCAAGGGACACTCTGAAAATATTTACTACTGTCTAAGCACCTTGCTTCTTTCTGTTTCCTAAACACCAAGCAAAGAAGAGAAACCCAGTCAATAGTGAATTCCATTTAATCAAGTCTTAATATTCTAAAGTTTCCAGTAGTTCCCTAAGTACAGATAGTCAACATAATTTGATGCCATGAATCTCAGGCAGGAGAAAAAGAGACTCTACAAGGCTCTCAACCTTTCTTATATTAATATGTTGCCCTGGCCACTTTCCACAACTCAAGGAAGTCTAAGTTATTCTTGTCATTGTCATTATTACTTTTAGCTGAAGCCTCCATTCACTTCCCTGCTCTGGAAATAGTCAACCTTTCTTGGAATAAGTGTGTTGGTGGCAACCTGAAACTGCTTCTGGAAACACTAAAGCTGTCAACATCTCTTCAAGTGCTAAGGCTGAGCAGCTGTTCCCTGGTGACAGAGGATGTGGCTCTCCTCGGTTTGTATGAACTCCTTCCAAGCAGTCTTGGCAGAGCCCAGAGCGCCTGCCTGTGGAGCATAGGGGCAGGAGGGGCGGGAGGCAGGCTGTGTGCAGCACCATCTCCCCAGCACCTGAGACAGACCTCCCAAGCCAGAGATCTCATTAAAACAGAGAAGGGCAATCTAAAACGAAACAATGGGAGGGGGGGTCTCATAAATGATGGGTGTAACTAGGTGACAAGGTTCCTGGTAGGCAGGCTCTGCTCCAACCTCCCCCATACATGGTCTTTGAGTTCAGACTTCCATCATCTACATTTCACCATCACAAATTTTACCCTCTCTATATGGTACTTGCAGCATTACTTAACTTTTCCTCTAGATTGGCTGTTGAATGCTTTTATTCAAGTAAAAACCTGAGGGGCTGGGTGTGTAGCTAAACAGTAGAGTGATTGCGTTCTATTCataaggcccttggttcaatccccagcatcaaaaagtGAACTAATTAGCAAACTAATTATCACCATGACTGAAATTTGAG from Castor canadensis chromosome 5, mCasCan1.hap1v2, whole genome shotgun sequence encodes the following:
- the Lrrc31 gene encoding leucine-rich repeat-containing protein 31, with amino-acid sequence MNQTRKKNSSNGEICPRFDLPTNSSGVQNSGPPKLQAKKENEDLKTAGSQPREGWQKTATLDTAEALGSEMDLGSRTEKNDQFSQKLGKKAVDKCLDLNNCGLTAADIGEVVSMLPFLPDLEELDISWNDSVGGTLHSITHQMCLVSKLKILRLGCCRLTTEDVQAIGEALEATPELEELNLSWNSKVGGNLPLVLHSFQKGSKIQKLELVDCALTSEDGAFVGQLLPKLQNLEVLDLSINGSIGDSLDSVAQGLKSTSNLKVLKLHSCGLSQKSAKILEAAFCYLGELRKLDLSCNKELGGGFEDTPAQLAMLTHLEVLDLHQCSLTTNDVVSLTQVIPLLSNLQELDLSANKKMGCSSDNLLSRLRFLPALKSLLINNCALERDTFTALAEASIHFPALEIVNLSWNKCVGGNLKLLLETLKLSTSLQVLRLSSCSLVTEDVALLASVIRMGHLAKLQKLDLSYNDSICDTGWAAFCQSVPFLQELAELDISRRPSHFRDCGPWFRHLLRAMTKLPAITEIGMKRWTLSAAQEEELRSFTQDQRGIHFDHGGAQEAEFPCLTKL